GAAAGGTAGCCACCGACGCCCATAGTGGGGTTTGATAGGCGCCGGTGACCATAAGACCTGTTAAGCGGACCAGTGACTTAACGGATCAAACTCAGGACGCCCTGTTGTGTCTGATTGGCCTGCGCAAGCATGGCCGTTGATGCCTGGCTCAAAATCTGTGCCTTGGCGAGGGCAGTGGTCTCACCAGAAAAGTCAACATCTTCGATCCGTGACCGGGACTCAGTGATATTGGCCAAGCGGTCATTCAGGTTAGATACGGTCGCCTGCAACCGGTTTTGCGAAGCACCCAGCGATGCCTGCGCCGTGGTCACCGCAGTCATGGCGGTATCAAGTGCTGTCAGCGCCGCGCTCGCACCAGCAACCGTGGCGATATCGAGTGTGTCAACGGACAGGTTTGCTGCTGTAACGTTAGCAAGTGTGATGGTTACAGTTTCAGCCGCTTTTGTTCCAGTCTGGATATCCAAGGTGGCATTGGTGCCATCAAGCAGAGCAACATTGTTAAAAGTGGTGCGCGAAGCCACATCATCAATTTGTTCAATCAAGGCTGCGACCTCGACCTGTAGGTTGGCGCGGTCCGTATTGTCCAATGTGCCGTTGGCAGACTGGACAGATAATTCCCGCATCCGTTGCAACATGCTATTGATCTCGTTCATTCCGCCTTCCGCGGTTTGAGTCAGTGAGATGCCATCTTTGGCATTGCGGTTCGCCATGTTGAGGCCGCGGATTTCCGCTGTCATGCGAGTGGCCACCGCCAGTCCAGCGGCGTCATCGCTGGCGCTGTTGATGCGGCGACCAGTTGACAAACGTTCGATAGATTTGGCGAGACTCATCTCAGCGCTATTGGCGGCGTAGTTTGTGCGTAGAGCCGCAACATTGGTTCCGATAACTGTCATATATTTTTCCTTTCAAAAACGAACGGGTCGCCAATTGTTTCGATGAGTGGCGGCCTCATGCAGAAAGAACGGATCGCTTCGGATTAGGTTTAACGCAGGTTCCAGGCGACAGAAAAATACCGCTTTGTCAGTAGTTTGACGGTCTGGAGTCATGAAATTGACTGGGCACGCAATGTGCCCAAATAAGTATCTGAAAAATAGTGATAATTGGAAATCCTATAAAATGGCATAGCGATTGCAAAGTCATCTTCAGCCGCATTTCGAGTTTCAGTTGCGGCTTTTTGGACCAGATATTGGGGAAGATGATGACTGGAATTATGGTGAGTTTTGCAACGTTTGCGGACAGGATTTCAATTCAATCTTGCCTCCTTCGCTTGCAAAAATTCAGCGGTCTTGTCGAAAATCATGTGCACAAATTTTATTCCCACATGGGTGCATATATTTTTCACAAGGCAGAACCAAACCACCATCGCCATTGCATCTCTTATTCCGATAGGTGCTCGCCCGCACTGGTCCGGGTGAGCCATGGCCTGCCGCTGCATATTGCGTCCCTTTCACCAAAATGCCCCTTGGTGCGAGTGCAATATGCAGCGGATCTGGCGAAGGATGTTTGAGCTATGAAGATGATCGACACTGCCGGAGTCATGGCTATGCGCCAGGACATAATCTCGCAAAATGAAGTGTTGCGCAAAACGATCTTGCCCAATGCTGCCGATGGAACGGCTGCTGTTCAGAAAAATTTTGGCGATGCGATGAGCGCCGCCTTTCATCAGATCAGCGATCTGCAGCATGCCGCTGGTGACCTCACGCAGGATTACACCATGGGTAAGACGACCGATATCGCGGGCGTTATGATGGCGCGGCAAAAATCGTCATTGGGCTTCGAGCTTACACTTCAGGTCCGCAACAAGCTGCTCAAAGCCTATCAAGACATTATGAGCATGCCGGTGTGATATGAACGAACTCAGTCTCACTACCGATCAGCAGATTGATCAACCGATTCAGGATCTGACCCCTGTTTGGCGAGCTAAGGGTTCGGCAAACGACACAAGTCTCCGTGAACGATTACAGGCGTTTGTTAAACAACCTGCCGTTTCCCGGGCTTGGCCATGGCTGGCATTGCTTGCTGTGGTTGTTTTGGCCGCGATTTTATGGCTGGCGCTGCGCGATCCGCCGCAACGTGACTTGTTTCGTGGTCTTCCAGAATCGGACAAAGCCGCAGTTGTTGAGGCGTTACAGCAATCCAATATCCGATATAATATTGACCAATCGACCGGCACATTGACCGTGTCTCAAGATGACTATCATCGGGCCAGAATTGCACTGGCATCACAAAATCTTCCCAGGTCCGCGCCGGATGGCGACAGTTTGATCACGGCAATGCCGATGGGAGCAAGCCGGGCGGTGGAAAATGAAAAGCTCCGTGCCGCACGCGAACTAGATTTGGCGCGGACGATTGAGGCTATGGACAATATCGCATCCGCGCGTGTTCACCTTGCGGTGGAAGCTCCAAGCATATTTGTGCGGGATCGCGCTGAACCATCCGCATCTGTAATGCTCACACTGGTGGGCGAAAGCCGGTTGAGCGAAGCGCAAGTGCAGTCGATCACCTATTTGGTGGCAAGCTCTGTTCCAGGCCTCTTGTCAGAGGCCGTGAGCGTGGTTGATCAAAATGGTCGACTGATGTCGCGTCAAGGATCAAGTGCATCCGATCAGGTCGAACAGAATCTTTTGGTGCAAGCGCAGGTTGAAGAAAGATACCGCCGCACGATTACGTCGCTGCTGACGCCAATGATTGGTGCCGATAATTTTACCACCGAAGTAACAGCGGAGATGGACTTTTCTGAAAATCAGGCAACCCGCGAAAGCTTCCCAAAGGAAGATGCGCGTATCCGTGCGGAACAGGGGAGTTGGTCCAATGAGCCTGGGCAGCGTCCTGGCTATGGTATTCCCGGCGCACTTGCCAATCGTCCGCCAGAAGAACCGGAATTGACCGATGAGTTTCAAGGTGATGATGGTCCTGAGGAAACGGAGGAAACAAGCCGCACATCGGAAAAATTTGCGCGCCAATTTGAACTGGGCAGAGAAGTCTCGGTAACCAGGCAAGCCACCGGAATGTTGAAGCGCTTGTCAGTTGCGGTCGCACTCCGTTCGCCAATGGGAAAGGCTCAACGCTCACCAGAAGAGCTGGCGGCCGTGGAGGCCTTGGTTAAAGGAGCCATCGGTTTTCAGGAGCAACGCGGTGACGTTGTCGCAATTGAGGCCCGTACATTCCAGCCTGTGGAAAAGACCGTGGAAAACTGGTGGGAAGCAAGCTGGGTTTCGCTGCTGGTGCGCAATATCTCCGCATTGCTCGTAGCGCTCGCATTGATCTTCGGCATCGGGCGACCGCTCCTTAAAAGGATCCGTGCTAACAATGCTGTCTCTTCTGACGCAGAGCGACTGCAATTGGCATCGGAAATTGGCGAGCAATCGCACCGTGACGATGCAGTGGCAGAGCAGCCTGTAGACCCGGTTTCGCTGGATATGATCAGTTCAGCCGATGGCTATGCAGAGCGCGCAACATTGATTCAGGATTTCGTGCGGCAAAATCCTGATCATGCTGCGCTGACGGTGCAGGATTTACTGGCCGAAACCGATACAGATCAAAGCGCTGGAAAGGATGGGACCAATGGCTGATCCCGTCACTGATGCTATAGTTCCCACATCCAACTTACCAGAACCCCAGACGGCAGATATTGCCTCATGGTCGGGTAGTGAAATTGCAGCGATTTTGCTGATGACTTTTGGCGAAGATGAGGCTGCGGATATCCTGTCGCGTTTGCGTCCACCAGAAGTACAGAGCCTGGGTGCGGCGATGTTAAGCATTAGCAAAGTTGGCGAAGATGATGTGAACTTCGTTTTTGACCGCTTTGTTCAGCAAGCGCGCAGCCGAACCAGTATCGGTTATCGCGCGCATAAACAGATATCGACTATGATGGACAAGGCTTTTGGTCCTGGCCGCGCCGCCAATTTATTGACACGGATCGCCCCGCATCAATCGCGATCAGATCTGAGTCATCTGCACCGTCAGCTGGACTGGATGTCAGCAGATGAAATTGCCAATATGGTCGAGGATGAACATCCTCAGATGGTGGCTGTAATCCTGTCTTTTCTGGAACCAGATGTCGCGGGAGATGTACTGCAGAAACTGCCAAGCGACATACAGGATGATATTATATTTCGGGTAGCAAATATGGGACCTGTGGGAACGCAGGCGCTGGCAGATATCGAAGCCTTGATTGCGCGTCAGTCTCAGATACCCGCAACCACAGCCATTCAAAAATCCGGCGGCGCTAGTGATGCAGCCGCTATTGTGAACAATGTCGAAAAGCCAATCGAACAGCGGATCATCAAAGCGTTGCTGAAGCGCGACAAGACACTGGGAAGAAAAGTTGAAGAAGAGATGTTCGTCTTCAGCGATATGATCAGTTTGGAAGACAAAAGCCTGGCGATGGTATTGCGGTTGATCGAAAACGCTATTCTGGTTCTGGCCATCAAAGGCGCGGATCCTGAACTTGCAGCAAAGATGTTTGGCTGCATGTCAAAGCGGGCCGCGCAATCAATCGAAGACGAAATTGCGGACATGGGACCAGTTTCAAAGGAAGATGTGACCGCTGCCCAGAAACGGGTTGTCGCGCAAGCCCGTATACTAGCGGAAGAAGGAAAGATCGTTTTGGGAGGACAGAATGATGAATTTGTCTGACGACGATTTTTCCACATCACAAGTGGTGAGCAATTTTAGCGAGACTGATTTTTCGCAGCGGTTTGATGAGGGCTTTTATCCGAAATATGATTGGCGCTGCAACCATGAAGAAGCGTTGGAAGAGGAGATTGTCGAACAACCCGCGGAGCCAACCGAGAATGTAATCAATCAGCAAGTCACAGAGGCTTATGCGCAAGGCTATTTGAACGGACAGCAAGCGGCGATGGTCCATCATGACTATCGTGATGAAGCCAAAGCCAGCTTGGCAGCTGCGCTCAATCGGTTGAAGGTCGTCAATGAAGATAGGCTTGCCAAACCATTATGGGAAACAATTCTGGCTTTGTTCGAAAAGGCCGTTGGGCATGTAGCGGCTGACCGGGAGCTGGTGCAAAGACGATGCGATGCCGCGGTCGCTCTATTGCAAGAGGCTATTGGAGAGCCTTGCTTATATGTTGCAGCAAGCGATGCAGATATTTTGAAGGATTATGACTGCGATATCCGCGTTGAGACTGACAGCACATTATTGCCTGGTTCCGTTCGTCTCATCCATGCAGAAGGGCAAGTCATATCCGGCACAGCTGCGATTGCGCATGCGATTGAGTCTAGAATTGAGTCAGCGGAGTGCGGCTCATGCTAGATATCGAATATGATCGGCTTGCACGGCTTTTGCTGGAAACAGGGGCCATTACTCCAGGCCCTGAAAAATGGGGTAAGGTAAGAGCCTATTCCAGTGGATTGTTGCACGCCTGCGGTTTTAATTATCCGGTTGGTTCCGGTGCGCAGATCGAGTCCGAGAACGGGCGGTATATTGGCGCTGAAATCGTTGGCTTTGACGCCGAGATGACGATGCTGGCACCGTTCGATCAACACATCGATATCAGCGTCGACGCCTGCGTTCGACCAACTTCACAAGCACCGATGGTAGCTGCGGGTCGCACATTGCTGGGACGTATCATCGATCCTTTGGGGCGGCCGTTGGACGACAATGGGCCCATCCGTACCGATGCACAATGGCCCTTGATGACCAAGCCGGCAAACATCTTGAACCGTGGTCGTATAACGCGGCCTCTGGATGTCGGTGTGCAGGCGATAAACGCACTTTTGCCTGTTGGATGTGGGCAACGTCTGGCGCTTATCGCAGGATCTGGTGTCGGAAAAACCGTACTGATGCGACAGCTGACAGCCGGTACGCAGGCGGATGTAATTGTTGTCGGCTTGATCGGAGAACGTGCGCGCGAGGTCAGTGATTTCGTTGCGGCAAGTCGGGAGACCGAGATTGCCCATAAAACGGTAATCGTTGCCGTGCCAGCCGATCATAGTCCGATTTTGAGGATCCGAGCGGCGCAAAGAGCGGCCGCTGTTGCCGAGTATTTTCGATCGGAAGGCAAGAATGTGCTGTTGGTAATCGACAGCCTGACTCGCATTGCACATGCTCAGCGTGAAATAGGACTGGCCGCTGGTGAGCCGCCAACTATGAAAGGTTATCCGCCCAGCGCCATAGCGCTTATTCCGCAGCTGCTGGAGCGCGCGGGATGCGATAGCGCAACAGCAGGTTCCATCACTGCCCTCTACACGGTGTTAGCGGATGGCGATGATCTCGACGATCCGATTGTTGATGCCGCGCGCGCTATTGCGGATGGCCATATTGTCTTGTCACGCGAGTTGGCCGAGCAGGGGGTCTTTCCGGCCATTGATGTTGGCAAGTCCGTAAGCCGCGTCGCTCAGGATATCATTGCGAAAGACCATGCAGTTGCATTGCAGGCCTTTCGATCCCTTTGGAGCCGCTATACTGAAAATCGTGATTTGATCACCATGGGCGCCTATCGATCTGGTAGCGATGATCTGCTGGATGAAGCCATCGCCCGGCGTCCAGAACAAATTCAATTTTTGCAACAGGCTGTCGAAGTCCAAATCAGCCGCGAAAATTCGGTTCGCAAACTTGTTGAGGATTTTGGATCATGAGTGACTTGCGATCCAAAAAGAGGGTGCTGGGTATTTGTCGTCTGCAATCCAAAATGATGCGACACCATCTTGCGCTGACTGAAACGAAGGCTGCGCAACTGGAACAATCGCGCGCGCAGATTCTCGCAATGGCTGATGATATGTTCGCTTTGGCTGCTTGCAATCAATCTGAGCTTCTCGCTTCTCAGCTGGAATTTGGTCATCGCTTGATTGCTCTAAATCATATCCAAAAACGAAAAATTGCAGAGGTTGAAGAATCTTCTGCTCTGCTGCGATCATCTGTTCATCGGTCTAAGCTTCGCGAAGAGCATGCGGCCTCCAATCTCCGCCAGGCTGAAAAGTTTCAACATCAAAAACGCGCCGATAGGCACCTGCGCCAGATGAGCAAACCGGATCTCGCGATCACCCGTTTCAGGAAAGGAGTGTCATGATGAACGACCTGTTCCGCCTATTCGAAAATTTCGGTCCAAAGACAATCAAGGTGGCGCACCCGCAAGTATCTGATTCTCTTCAAGAGCAAGCATTTGAATTGCGCTTTGCGGATGCCTCATCGGCGATGGATGAAGCGTTGTTTGATGATGAACCGTTGGCTGCGATGGTGACCGGACAGGAAAAGGTTGATCGATTATCGTCCGAGTTGTCTTTCCAGCCCGAGGGCATTGGAAACGCTGACCAGTCGTTTGCTCAGTCCGTCATCGCAGGAGCGAGTGATGTCTCAGCAATAGCTCCTGATGAGGAGATGAAATCAGCAGAGAAGTTGCAACATTCAGCGACAAAGACTGATGATTTTGGGGATCAGAATTTGAGACTGGCTCTGGCAGACGCCACAAAGACTTTGTATTCGGAAAAGATACTTTCGCCGCTTCTGTTAAGGGAACCAACCATTGCAAGCAGTTCTGATGAAGCAGACGCAGCTTCATCATTAGGACCAGTTTTTCCCGCAGGGACAAAGACACTTTCGGGCAATCGCGTTGAACAGATCATAACCCAAGAAACAATAAAAGGATTGGCTGCATTAGATGATGGAACGTCTCTCCCAGCAAGAACTTTCGATTCCGCCAATATCAGCATGCCGTCAGCGCAATCAGCAGCGCATTTTTCGGCAATGGAGATTGCTGGTCTTTCGCAAAAGGCTGCCAGAACTGGTACTGTAATAGCAACGCCCTTAGACACGCTGGATATCGAAACGGGTGATCAATGGATCGGTCGATTGGGGATGGAAGTCAGCAGGCTAGCCGGCGAAAAGACAACACTCAGCTTTCAATTGAAGCCAAATAATCTCGGTAAATTGCAGGTTGAAATAACCT
This DNA window, taken from Parasphingorhabdus litoris DSM 22379, encodes the following:
- a CDS encoding flagellin N-terminal helical domain-containing protein, whose protein sequence is MTVIGTNVAALRTNYAANSAEMSLAKSIERLSTGRRINSASDDAAGLAVATRMTAEIRGLNMANRNAKDGISLTQTAEGGMNEINSMLQRMRELSVQSANGTLDNTDRANLQVEVAALIEQIDDVASRTTFNNVALLDGTNATLDIQTGTKAAETVTITLANVTAANLSVDTLDIATVAGASAALTALDTAMTAVTTAQASLGASQNRLQATVSNLNDRLANITESRSRIEDVDFSGETTALAKAQILSQASTAMLAQANQTQQGVLSLIR
- the fliE gene encoding flagellar hook-basal body complex protein FliE; the protein is MKMIDTAGVMAMRQDIISQNEVLRKTILPNAADGTAAVQKNFGDAMSAAFHQISDLQHAAGDLTQDYTMGKTTDIAGVMMARQKSSLGFELTLQVRNKLLKAYQDIMSMPV
- the fliF gene encoding flagellar basal-body MS-ring/collar protein FliF, which translates into the protein MNELSLTTDQQIDQPIQDLTPVWRAKGSANDTSLRERLQAFVKQPAVSRAWPWLALLAVVVLAAILWLALRDPPQRDLFRGLPESDKAAVVEALQQSNIRYNIDQSTGTLTVSQDDYHRARIALASQNLPRSAPDGDSLITAMPMGASRAVENEKLRAARELDLARTIEAMDNIASARVHLAVEAPSIFVRDRAEPSASVMLTLVGESRLSEAQVQSITYLVASSVPGLLSEAVSVVDQNGRLMSRQGSSASDQVEQNLLVQAQVEERYRRTITSLLTPMIGADNFTTEVTAEMDFSENQATRESFPKEDARIRAEQGSWSNEPGQRPGYGIPGALANRPPEEPELTDEFQGDDGPEETEETSRTSEKFARQFELGREVSVTRQATGMLKRLSVAVALRSPMGKAQRSPEELAAVEALVKGAIGFQEQRGDVVAIEARTFQPVEKTVENWWEASWVSLLVRNISALLVALALIFGIGRPLLKRIRANNAVSSDAERLQLASEIGEQSHRDDAVAEQPVDPVSLDMISSADGYAERATLIQDFVRQNPDHAALTVQDLLAETDTDQSAGKDGTNG
- the fliG gene encoding flagellar motor switch protein FliG, whose amino-acid sequence is MADPVTDAIVPTSNLPEPQTADIASWSGSEIAAILLMTFGEDEAADILSRLRPPEVQSLGAAMLSISKVGEDDVNFVFDRFVQQARSRTSIGYRAHKQISTMMDKAFGPGRAANLLTRIAPHQSRSDLSHLHRQLDWMSADEIANMVEDEHPQMVAVILSFLEPDVAGDVLQKLPSDIQDDIIFRVANMGPVGTQALADIEALIARQSQIPATTAIQKSGGASDAAAIVNNVEKPIEQRIIKALLKRDKTLGRKVEEEMFVFSDMISLEDKSLAMVLRLIENAILVLAIKGADPELAAKMFGCMSKRAAQSIEDEIADMGPVSKEDVTAAQKRVVAQARILAEEGKIVLGGQNDEFV
- a CDS encoding FliH/SctL family protein, whose product is MMNLSDDDFSTSQVVSNFSETDFSQRFDEGFYPKYDWRCNHEEALEEEIVEQPAEPTENVINQQVTEAYAQGYLNGQQAAMVHHDYRDEAKASLAAALNRLKVVNEDRLAKPLWETILALFEKAVGHVAADRELVQRRCDAAVALLQEAIGEPCLYVAASDADILKDYDCDIRVETDSTLLPGSVRLIHAEGQVISGTAAIAHAIESRIESAECGSC
- a CDS encoding FliI/YscN family ATPase → MLDIEYDRLARLLLETGAITPGPEKWGKVRAYSSGLLHACGFNYPVGSGAQIESENGRYIGAEIVGFDAEMTMLAPFDQHIDISVDACVRPTSQAPMVAAGRTLLGRIIDPLGRPLDDNGPIRTDAQWPLMTKPANILNRGRITRPLDVGVQAINALLPVGCGQRLALIAGSGVGKTVLMRQLTAGTQADVIVVGLIGERAREVSDFVAASRETEIAHKTVIVAVPADHSPILRIRAAQRAAAVAEYFRSEGKNVLLVIDSLTRIAHAQREIGLAAGEPPTMKGYPPSAIALIPQLLERAGCDSATAGSITALYTVLADGDDLDDPIVDAARAIADGHIVLSRELAEQGVFPAIDVGKSVSRVAQDIIAKDHAVALQAFRSLWSRYTENRDLITMGAYRSGSDDLLDEAIARRPEQIQFLQQAVEVQISRENSVRKLVEDFGS
- a CDS encoding flagellar hook-length control protein FliK; this encodes MMNDLFRLFENFGPKTIKVAHPQVSDSLQEQAFELRFADASSAMDEALFDDEPLAAMVTGQEKVDRLSSELSFQPEGIGNADQSFAQSVIAGASDVSAIAPDEEMKSAEKLQHSATKTDDFGDQNLRLALADATKTLYSEKILSPLLLREPTIASSSDEADAASSLGPVFPAGTKTLSGNRVEQIITQETIKGLAALDDGTSLPARTFDSANISMPSAQSAAHFSAMEIAGLSQKAARTGTVIATPLDTLDIETGDQWIGRLGMEVSRLAGEKTTLSFQLKPNNLGKLQVEITSDGAGNIVRLETESETARQLIVGAQGRLEQDIRLGGSKLVRVDVTSQEQSQPQTGDHNADSQARRPAAEQRGYGVSEGSLVEPVTLPAFGSKFGSQFGERYA